The Streptomyces laurentii genome contains a region encoding:
- a CDS encoding integral membrane protein (Protein of unknown function (DUF2809); pfam10990;~identified by MetaGeneAnnotator; putative;~integral membrane protein [Streptomyces griseoflavus Tu4000]) has protein sequence MGIFLRTRLPACAAALLTVAAGLGIRAAGSGVVAKYAGDALYTVLILTLVVLIAPRVRPVTAAGVALGFSCAVEFFQLTDVPAELAARSTLARLVLGTSFNAPDLFWYTCGAAVGWAVHRAVRTRGSAGQSLGTTG, from the coding sequence ATGGGGATCTTCCTACGGACGCGGCTGCCGGCGTGCGCCGCCGCGCTGCTCACTGTCGCCGCCGGTCTGGGGATCAGGGCCGCGGGCTCGGGCGTCGTCGCCAAGTACGCGGGGGACGCGCTCTATACGGTGCTGATCCTGACCCTGGTGGTGCTGATCGCGCCCCGGGTGCGGCCGGTCACGGCGGCGGGCGTCGCCCTCGGCTTCTCGTGCGCCGTCGAGTTCTTCCAGCTGACGGACGTCCCGGCGGAGCTGGCCGCGCGCAGCACGCTCGCGCGCCTCGTCCTCGGTACGTCGTTCAACGCGCCGGACCTGTTCTGGTACACGTGCGGCGCGGCGGTCGGCTGGGCCGTCCACCGCGCCGTACGGACGCGAGGAAGCGCGGGTCAGTCGTTGGGGACGACCGGGTAG
- a CDS encoding ribonucleoside-diphosphate reductase alpha chain (Class I ribonucleotide reductase; cd01679;~R2 peptide binding site;~catalytic residues [active];~dimer interface [polypeptide binding];~effector binding site;~identified by MetaGeneAnnotator; putative;~ribonucleoside-diphosphate reductase alpha chain [Streptomyces hygroscopicus subsp. jinggangensis TL01];~ribonucleoside-diphosphate reductase, alpha subunit; TIGR02506), whose translation MTIAPADPASAPSSADQAAETDGPGTALLRILTDLTADLPDTDPGRVAAAALRGRHPGSDTAELRELATEAAAGLIAEDPAYSRLAARLLTLTIAEEAAGQGAVSFSASVATGHREGLIADRTAAFVTRHAARLDLTIDAAADDRFGYFGLRTLYSRYLLRHPITRKVVETPQHFMLRVAAGLAEDDSVRALDEVAALYGLMSRLDYLPSSPTLFNSGTRHPQMSSCYLLDSPKDELDSIYDRYHQVARLSKHAGGIGLAYSRIRARGSLIRGTNGHSNGIVPFLKTLDASVAAVNQGGRRKGAAAVYLETWHADVEEFLELRDNTGEDARRTHNLNLAHWIPDEFMRRVNSDADWSLFSPADVPELVDLYGAEFDAAYRAAEAAGLARKTLPARELYGRMMRTLAQTGNGWMTFKDAANRTANQTAEPGAVVHSSNLCTEIIEVTDDGETAVCNLGSVNLGAFVDTEAGELDWERLDATVRTAVTFLDRVVDINFYPTEQAGRSNATWRPVGLGAMGLQDVFFRLRLPFDSAEARALSTRIAERIMLAAYEASADLAERHGPLPAWDRTRTARGVLHPDHYDVEPTWPERWAALRARIAAVGMRNSLLLAIAPTATIASIAGVYECIEPQVSNLFKRETLSGEFLQVNAYLVDELKRLGVWDAETREALRESSGSVQDFAWVPAETRALYRTAWEIPQRGLIDMAAARTPFLDQAQSLNLFMETPTIGKLSSMYAYAWKQGLKTTYYLRSRPATRIARAARATTPVPAQAQAPDADAIACSLENPESCEACQ comes from the coding sequence GTGACCATCGCGCCCGCAGATCCGGCTTCGGCCCCATCATCCGCGGACCAGGCGGCCGAGACCGACGGCCCGGGAACCGCGCTGCTGCGGATCCTGACCGATCTCACCGCCGACCTCCCCGACACCGACCCCGGCCGGGTCGCCGCCGCCGCGCTGCGCGGCCGACATCCCGGCTCGGACACGGCGGAGCTGCGCGAGCTCGCGACCGAGGCGGCCGCGGGGCTGATCGCCGAGGACCCGGCGTACTCCCGGCTCGCCGCCCGGCTGCTCACCCTGACCATCGCCGAGGAGGCGGCCGGGCAGGGCGCGGTCTCCTTCTCCGCCTCCGTCGCCACCGGTCACCGCGAGGGCCTGATCGCCGACCGCACCGCCGCGTTCGTCACCCGGCACGCGGCCCGGCTGGACCTGACCATCGACGCGGCCGCCGACGACCGCTTCGGCTACTTCGGCCTGCGCACCCTCTACTCCCGCTATCTGCTGCGCCACCCGATCACCCGCAAGGTCGTCGAGACGCCGCAGCACTTCATGCTGCGCGTCGCCGCCGGTCTCGCCGAGGACGACAGCGTGCGCGCCCTGGACGAGGTCGCGGCGCTGTACGGGCTGATGAGCCGGCTCGACTACCTGCCGTCCTCCCCCACCCTCTTCAACTCCGGCACCCGCCACCCGCAGATGTCGTCCTGCTACCTCCTCGACTCCCCGAAGGACGAGCTGGACTCCATCTACGACCGCTACCACCAGGTGGCGCGCCTGTCGAAGCACGCGGGCGGCATCGGCCTCGCGTACTCCCGGATCCGCGCCCGCGGTTCGCTGATCCGCGGCACCAACGGGCACTCCAACGGCATCGTCCCGTTCCTGAAGACGCTGGACGCCTCGGTCGCCGCGGTGAACCAGGGCGGCCGGCGCAAGGGCGCCGCCGCCGTCTACCTGGAGACCTGGCACGCGGACGTCGAGGAGTTCCTGGAGCTGCGCGACAACACGGGCGAGGACGCCCGGCGCACCCACAACCTGAACCTGGCGCACTGGATCCCGGACGAGTTCATGCGCCGGGTGAACTCGGACGCCGACTGGTCGCTGTTCTCGCCGGCCGACGTGCCCGAGCTGGTCGACCTGTACGGCGCGGAGTTCGACGCCGCCTACCGCGCGGCCGAGGCGGCGGGCCTGGCCCGCAAGACGCTGCCGGCCCGCGAGCTGTACGGCCGGATGATGCGCACCCTCGCGCAGACCGGCAACGGCTGGATGACGTTCAAGGACGCCGCCAACCGGACCGCGAACCAGACCGCCGAGCCCGGCGCGGTCGTCCACTCCTCGAACCTCTGCACCGAGATCATCGAGGTCACGGACGACGGCGAGACCGCGGTGTGCAACCTCGGCTCGGTCAACCTGGGCGCCTTCGTCGACACCGAGGCCGGCGAGCTGGACTGGGAGCGGCTCGACGCGACCGTCCGTACCGCCGTCACCTTCCTCGACCGGGTCGTCGACATCAACTTCTACCCGACCGAGCAGGCCGGCCGCTCCAACGCGACCTGGCGGCCGGTGGGTCTGGGCGCCATGGGCCTCCAGGACGTGTTCTTCCGGCTGCGGCTGCCGTTCGACTCGGCCGAGGCGCGAGCGCTGTCCACCCGGATCGCCGAGCGGATCATGCTCGCCGCGTACGAGGCGTCCGCCGACCTCGCCGAGCGCCACGGCCCGCTGCCGGCCTGGGACCGCACCCGTACGGCCCGCGGTGTCCTGCACCCTGACCACTACGACGTGGAGCCGACCTGGCCGGAGCGCTGGGCCGCGCTGCGCGCCCGGATCGCCGCCGTCGGCATGCGCAACAGCCTGCTGCTCGCCATCGCGCCGACCGCGACGATCGCCTCGATCGCCGGTGTCTACGAGTGCATCGAGCCGCAGGTCTCCAACCTGTTCAAGCGCGAGACCCTGTCCGGCGAGTTCCTCCAGGTCAACGCGTACCTGGTGGACGAGCTGAAGCGGCTGGGCGTGTGGGACGCCGAGACCCGGGAGGCGCTGCGCGAGTCGTCGGGCTCGGTGCAGGACTTCGCCTGGGTGCCGGCCGAGACGCGCGCGCTGTACCGGACGGCCTGGGAGATCCCGCAGCGCGGTCTGATCGACATGGCGGCGGCCCGCACCCCGTTCCTGGACCAGGCGCAGTCACTGAACCTGTTCATGGAGACGCCGACCATCGGCAAGCTGTCGTCGATGTACGCCTATGCCTGGAAGCAGGGTCTGAAGACCACGTACTACCTGCGGTCCCGGCCGGCCACCCGGATCGCCCGCGCCGCGCGCGCCACCACCCCCGTGCCCGCGCAGGCGCAGGCGCCCGACGCGGACGCCATCGCCTGCTCCCTTGAGAACCCCGAGTCCTGCGAGGCCTGCCAGTAA
- a CDS encoding acetyltransferase (Acetyltransferases [General function prediction only]; COG0456;~Coenzyme A binding pocket [chemical binding];~N-Acyltransferase superfamily: Various enzymes that characteristically catalyzethe transfer of an acyl group to a substrate; cd04301;~acetyltransferase [Streptomyces venezuelae ATCC10712];~identified by MetaGeneAnnotator; putative) codes for MDFTIRTARPDDYETLGEITVRAYRDDGFLAFGEDDEYADLLRDVAGRAADAEVLVAADEAGTVLGGVTFTTGDGKWADIAGPDEAEFRMLAVGHEGRGRGVGEALVRACVERARAVPGCARIVLSTQQSMAGAHRIYARVGFVRAPERDWQPLPGVDFTLLAYALELGNTP; via the coding sequence ATGGACTTCACGATCAGGACCGCACGACCCGACGACTACGAGACACTCGGCGAGATCACCGTACGGGCCTACCGCGACGACGGTTTCCTCGCGTTCGGCGAGGACGACGAGTACGCGGACCTGCTGCGCGACGTGGCCGGGCGCGCCGCCGACGCGGAGGTGCTCGTCGCGGCCGACGAGGCGGGGACGGTCCTCGGCGGGGTGACCTTCACCACCGGCGACGGGAAGTGGGCGGACATAGCCGGCCCGGACGAGGCCGAGTTCCGGATGCTGGCCGTCGGCCACGAGGGCCGCGGCCGGGGCGTCGGCGAGGCGCTCGTACGGGCGTGCGTCGAGCGCGCGCGGGCCGTCCCGGGCTGCGCGCGGATCGTCCTGTCCACCCAGCAGTCGATGGCCGGGGCGCACCGGATCTACGCGCGCGTGGGCTTCGTCCGCGCCCCGGAACGCGACTGGCAGCCCCTCCCGGGGGTGGACTTCACGCTGCTCGCCTACGCCCTGGAGCTCGGGAACACGCCGTAG
- a CDS encoding hypothetical protein (identified by MetaGeneAnnotator; putative;~sequence version:1) translates to MNSRAISACCLLLVPLSLALAGCGTETGTTAGDPAGQATGTPTPGAPPRAELEERARYAQVDPKHVYVTEADGFTLARQSAGVVGDDGFQATYVAPDGTQITLTAERGTFGDKECAATSRGDRCTAEKPGWYRVSAERHTYIRAEGGVRIEVGAPPTVRKDLLRAAAEHAHRADDRELDGVLPEKPAGGRQPVERGDLPPVGDGAPDNSVGVGG, encoded by the coding sequence ATGAACTCCCGTGCGATATCCGCCTGCTGTCTGCTGCTCGTGCCCCTGAGCCTGGCCCTCGCCGGCTGCGGCACCGAGACCGGCACCACCGCCGGTGACCCGGCCGGCCAGGCGACCGGCACCCCGACGCCCGGTGCGCCGCCGAGGGCCGAGCTGGAGGAGCGCGCCCGGTACGCGCAGGTGGACCCGAAGCACGTGTACGTCACCGAGGCCGACGGCTTCACCCTCGCCCGCCAGTCGGCCGGGGTCGTCGGCGACGACGGCTTCCAGGCCACGTACGTCGCCCCGGACGGCACCCAGATCACGCTCACCGCCGAACGCGGCACCTTCGGCGACAAGGAGTGCGCCGCCACCTCGCGGGGCGACCGCTGTACGGCGGAGAAGCCCGGCTGGTACCGCGTCTCCGCCGAACGGCACACGTACATCCGCGCCGAGGGCGGCGTACGCATCGAGGTCGGCGCCCCGCCCACCGTCCGCAAGGACCTGCTGCGCGCCGCCGCCGAGCACGCGCACCGCGCCGACGACCGCGAACTGGACGGCGTCCTGCCCGAGAAGCCGGCCGGCGGCCGGCAGCCCGTCGAGCGCGGCGACCTGCCGCCCGTGGGCGACGGAGCGCCCGACAACAGCGTGGGCGTGGGCGGCTGA
- a CDS encoding ribonucleoside-diphosphate reductase beta chain (Ribonucleotide Reductase, R2/beta subunit, ferritin-like diiron-binding domain; cd01049;~diiron center [ion binding];~dimer interface [polypeptide binding];~identified by MetaGeneAnnotator; putative;~putative radical transfer pathway;~ribonucleoside-diphosphate reductase beta chain [Streptomyces hygroscopicus subsp. jinggangensis TL01];~tyrosyl radical) → MSDTQKNLLDPGFELTLRPMRYPDFYERYRDAIKNTWTVEEVDLHSDVSDLAKLSPGEQHMIGRLVAFFATGDSIVSNNLVLTLYKHINSPEARLYLSRQLFEEAVHVQFYLTLLDTYLPDPAERAAAFAAVENIPSIRDKAQFCFKWMDSVEKIDRLETQADRRRFLLNLICFAACIEGLFFYGAFAYVYWFRSRGLLHGLATGTNWVFRDETMHMSFAFEVVDTVRKEEPELFDDELQAQVTAMLREAVEAELQFGRDLCGDGLPGMNTESMREYLQCVADQRLARLGFAPVYGSENPFAFMELQGVQELTNFFERRPSAYQVAVEGSVDLDEDF, encoded by the coding sequence ATGTCCGACACCCAGAAGAACCTGCTCGACCCGGGCTTCGAACTGACCCTGCGTCCGATGCGCTACCCGGACTTCTACGAGCGCTACCGCGACGCCATCAAGAACACCTGGACCGTGGAGGAGGTCGACCTCCACTCCGACGTGTCCGACCTCGCCAAGCTGTCCCCGGGCGAGCAGCACATGATCGGCCGCCTCGTCGCCTTCTTCGCGACCGGCGACTCGATCGTGTCCAACAACCTCGTCCTGACGCTCTACAAGCACATCAACTCCCCCGAGGCGCGGCTCTACCTCTCGCGCCAGCTCTTCGAGGAGGCCGTGCACGTCCAGTTCTATCTGACGCTGCTCGACACCTACCTCCCCGATCCGGCGGAGCGCGCCGCCGCCTTCGCGGCCGTCGAGAACATCCCGTCGATCCGTGACAAGGCCCAGTTCTGTTTTAAATGGATGGATTCGGTCGAGAAGATCGACCGCCTGGAGACCCAGGCCGACCGCCGCCGTTTCCTGCTCAACCTGATCTGCTTCGCCGCCTGCATCGAGGGCCTGTTCTTCTACGGCGCGTTCGCGTACGTCTACTGGTTCCGCTCGCGCGGCCTGCTGCACGGTCTGGCCACCGGCACCAACTGGGTGTTCCGGGACGAGACGATGCACATGAGCTTCGCCTTCGAGGTCGTGGACACCGTCCGCAAGGAGGAGCCCGAGCTCTTCGACGACGAGCTCCAGGCGCAGGTCACCGCGATGCTGCGGGAGGCCGTCGAGGCGGAGCTCCAGTTCGGCCGCGACCTGTGCGGCGACGGTCTGCCGGGCATGAACACCGAGTCCATGCGCGAGTACCTGCAGTGCGTCGCCGACCAGCGGCTGGCCCGGCTCGGCTTCGCGCCGGTGTACGGCTCGGAGAACCCGTTCGCGTTCATGGAGCTGCAGGGCGTCCAGGAGCTGACCAACTTCTTCGAGCGCCGCCCGTCGGCGTACCAGGTCGCCGTCGAGGGTTCGGTGGACCTGGACGAGGACTTCTGA
- a CDS encoding peptide deformylase (Polypeptide or peptide deformylase; a family of metalloenzymes that catalyzes the removal of the N-terminal formyl group in a growing polypeptide chain following translation initiation during protein synthesis in prokaryotes. These enzymes utilize Fe(II)...; cd00487;~catalytic residues [active];~identified by MetaGeneAnnotator; putative;~metal binding site [ion binding];~peptide deformylase [Streptomyces himastatinicus ATCC53653]) — MSQHGTEQEQGPMGVYAVDDEGFIVDTEDTDAREAAHRERGTSRPITVVGNPVLHRECKDVTEFDDELATLIDDMFTSQRTAEGVGLAANQIGVDLKVFVYDCMDDEGVRHVGHMINPVLVDLPADRRILDDSNEGCLSVPTAYASLARPDYAEVTGQDLHGNPIKVRGTGYFARCLQHETDHLYGFLYIDKLSKRDRKDALRQMAEGTPRYPVVPND, encoded by the coding sequence ATGTCGCAGCACGGCACTGAGCAGGAGCAGGGACCGATGGGCGTGTACGCCGTCGACGACGAGGGCTTCATCGTCGACACCGAGGACACCGACGCCCGCGAGGCCGCCCACCGCGAGCGGGGCACCTCGCGCCCCATCACCGTCGTCGGCAACCCCGTGCTGCACCGGGAGTGCAAGGACGTCACCGAGTTCGACGACGAGCTGGCGACGCTGATCGACGACATGTTCACCAGCCAGCGCACCGCCGAGGGCGTCGGCCTCGCCGCCAACCAGATCGGCGTCGACCTCAAGGTCTTCGTCTACGACTGCATGGACGACGAGGGCGTCCGGCACGTCGGCCACATGATCAACCCGGTCCTCGTCGACCTGCCGGCCGACCGCCGGATCCTGGACGACTCCAACGAGGGCTGCCTCTCCGTCCCGACCGCGTACGCCTCGCTGGCCCGCCCGGACTACGCCGAGGTGACCGGCCAGGACCTGCACGGCAACCCCATCAAGGTGCGCGGCACGGGCTACTTCGCCCGCTGCCTCCAGCACGAGACGGACCACCTGTACGGCTTCCTGTACATCGACAAGCTCTCCAAGCGCGACCGCAAGGACGCCCTGCGGCAGATGGCCGAGGGCACCCCGCGCTACCCGGTCGTCCCCAACGACTGA
- a CDS encoding tetratricopeptide repeat domain-containing protein (TPR repeat; pfam13414;~identified by MetaGeneAnnotator; putative;~tetratricopeptide repeat domain-containing protein [Streptomyces davawensis JCM4913]) yields the protein MRIFGKVRHRPSASWRQATDRAFTLIGDGRYEDAGALLTRAADLEPWLSESWFNLALLHKFRHDWEQARTAGLRAVALLDKESGAPDWWNVGIAATALQDWPLARRAWQAYGLKVPGASAGTGEPAGMELGSAAVRLSPEGEAEVVWGRRLDPARIEVLSIPLPSSGRRWGEVVLHDGVPNGERTTTAGPAYPVFDEIELWAPSPVPTWVVLLEAATEADRDALEQLAADAGFAAEDWSSSVRLLCRACSESTMPSAEGEGEHLDPHDHSEPGHPGPLGHRSPGELWVPERECGIAAPPSLVRGLLDGWVADSPDSREWRDLEEVC from the coding sequence GTGAGGATCTTCGGGAAGGTACGGCATCGGCCCTCCGCCTCGTGGCGGCAGGCCACCGACCGCGCGTTCACGCTGATCGGCGACGGCCGGTACGAGGACGCGGGCGCGCTGCTGACGCGTGCGGCGGACCTGGAGCCCTGGCTCTCCGAGTCCTGGTTCAACCTGGCCCTGCTGCACAAGTTCCGGCACGACTGGGAGCAGGCCCGCACCGCGGGGCTGCGCGCCGTCGCGCTGCTCGACAAGGAGTCCGGCGCCCCGGACTGGTGGAACGTGGGCATCGCCGCGACCGCCCTGCAGGACTGGCCGCTGGCCCGCCGCGCCTGGCAGGCGTACGGCCTCAAGGTCCCCGGCGCCTCCGCCGGCACCGGCGAACCGGCCGGCATGGAGCTGGGCAGCGCGGCCGTGCGGCTCTCCCCGGAGGGCGAGGCCGAGGTCGTCTGGGGACGCCGGCTCGACCCGGCCCGCATCGAGGTGCTGTCCATCCCGCTGCCGTCGTCCGGGCGGCGCTGGGGCGAGGTCGTGCTGCACGACGGCGTGCCCAACGGCGAGCGCACCACCACCGCGGGCCCCGCCTACCCGGTCTTCGACGAGATCGAGCTGTGGGCCCCCTCACCCGTCCCCACCTGGGTGGTCCTCCTGGAGGCCGCCACCGAGGCCGACCGGGACGCCCTGGAGCAGCTGGCCGCCGACGCCGGCTTCGCCGCCGAGGACTGGTCGTCCTCCGTGCGGCTGCTGTGCCGCGCCTGCTCCGAGTCGACGATGCCCAGCGCCGAGGGCGAGGGCGAGCACCTGGACCCGCACGACCACAGCGAGCCGGGCCACCCCGGACCGCTCGGCCACCGCTCGCCCGGCGAGCTGTGGGTCCCCGAGCGCGAGTGCGGGATCGCCGCCCCGCCGAGCCTGGTCCGCGGACTGCTGGACGGCTGGGTCGCGGACAGCCCCGACAGCCGGGAATGGCGTGATCTGGAAGAAGTCTGCTGA
- a CDS encoding integral membrane protein (Protein of unknown function (DUF3311); pfam11755;~identified by MetaGeneAnnotator; putative;~integral membrane protein [Streptomyces pristinaespiralis ATCC25486]), whose product MIGLLLVAPFVAMLWVSSYAKVDPTFIGIPFFYWYQMAWVLISTALTVIAYKLWQFDQRARKGGDAR is encoded by the coding sequence GTGATCGGGCTCCTCCTCGTCGCGCCGTTCGTCGCGATGCTGTGGGTGAGCTCCTACGCGAAGGTGGACCCCACCTTCATCGGCATCCCGTTCTTCTACTGGTACCAGATGGCGTGGGTGCTCATCTCGACCGCGCTCACCGTGATCGCGTACAAGCTGTGGCAGTTCGACCAGCGCGCCCGCAAGGGAGGTGACGCGCGATGA
- a CDS encoding sodium/proline symporter (Na binding site [ion binding];~Na+/proline symporter [Aminoacid transport and metabolism / General function prediction only]; COG0591;~identified by MetaGeneAnnotator; putative;~sodium/proline symporter [Streptomyces hygroscopicus subsp. jinggangensis5008]): MNDGVNGVALGVFIFFFLAVTVMGFLAAKWRRAENEQSLDEWGLGGRSFGTWVTWFLLGGDLYTAYTFVAVPAAIYAAGASGFFAVPYTILVYPLIFTFLPRLWSVSHKHGYVTTSDFVRGRFGSRGLSLAVAVTGILATMPYIALQLVGIQAVLDVMGVGGGEDTNWFVKDLPLLIAFGVLAAYTYSSGLRAPALIAFVKDTLIYIVIAVAIIYIPIKLGGFDEIFAKSGEAFSAVNPATGKPKGALAPGEAGQWTYATLALGSALALFMYPHSITATLSSKSREVIRRNTTILPLYSLMLGLLALLGFMAIAAGVKVSNGQLAIPQLFEDMFPSWFAGVAFAAIGIGALVPAAIMSIAAANLFTRNIYKDFIKPDATPEQETKVSKLVSLLVKVGALVFVLTMDKTVAINFQLLGGIWILQTFPALVGGLFTRWFHRWALLVGWGVGMIYGTAAAYGVASPTQKHFGGSSAEIPGIGEIGYIGLTAFVLNVLVTVVLTLVLRAVGTPDGVDETSPEDYTADAGDKGVVTELPKVGAAGH, from the coding sequence ATGAACGACGGCGTGAACGGCGTCGCGCTCGGCGTCTTCATCTTCTTCTTCCTGGCCGTCACGGTCATGGGCTTCCTGGCGGCCAAGTGGCGCCGGGCCGAGAACGAGCAGAGCCTCGACGAATGGGGCCTGGGCGGCCGCTCGTTCGGCACCTGGGTCACCTGGTTCCTGCTCGGCGGCGACCTCTACACCGCGTACACCTTCGTCGCCGTCCCGGCGGCCATCTACGCGGCGGGCGCGTCCGGCTTCTTCGCCGTGCCGTACACCATCCTGGTCTACCCGCTGATCTTCACCTTCCTGCCCCGCCTGTGGTCGGTGTCCCACAAGCACGGCTACGTCACCACCTCGGACTTCGTCCGCGGCCGGTTCGGTTCCCGTGGCCTGTCGCTGGCGGTCGCCGTCACCGGCATCCTCGCCACCATGCCGTACATCGCGCTCCAGCTCGTCGGCATCCAGGCCGTCCTGGACGTGATGGGCGTCGGCGGCGGCGAGGACACCAACTGGTTCGTCAAGGACCTGCCGCTGCTCATCGCCTTCGGCGTGCTGGCCGCGTACACCTACTCGTCCGGCCTGCGGGCGCCCGCGCTGATCGCGTTCGTCAAGGACACCCTGATCTACATCGTCATCGCGGTGGCGATCATCTACATCCCGATCAAGCTGGGCGGCTTCGACGAGATCTTCGCCAAGTCCGGCGAGGCGTTCTCCGCCGTCAACCCGGCCACCGGCAAGCCGAAGGGCGCCCTCGCGCCCGGCGAGGCCGGCCAGTGGACCTACGCCACCCTGGCGCTCGGCTCGGCGCTCGCGCTGTTCATGTACCCGCACTCGATCACCGCGACGCTCTCCTCCAAGAGCCGCGAGGTGATCCGCCGCAACACCACCATCCTGCCGCTGTACTCGCTGATGCTGGGCCTGCTCGCGCTGCTCGGCTTCATGGCGATCGCCGCCGGGGTGAAGGTGAGCAACGGTCAGCTCGCCATCCCGCAGCTCTTCGAGGACATGTTCCCGTCCTGGTTCGCGGGCGTGGCCTTCGCCGCGATCGGCATCGGCGCGCTGGTCCCGGCCGCGATCATGTCGATCGCCGCGGCCAACCTCTTCACCCGCAACATCTACAAGGACTTCATCAAGCCGGACGCGACACCGGAACAGGAGACCAAGGTCTCCAAGCTGGTCTCGCTCCTGGTGAAGGTCGGCGCCCTGGTCTTCGTCCTCACCATGGACAAGACCGTCGCCATCAACTTCCAGCTGCTCGGCGGCATCTGGATCCTGCAGACCTTCCCGGCCCTGGTCGGCGGTCTGTTCACCCGCTGGTTCCACCGCTGGGCGCTGCTCGTCGGCTGGGGCGTCGGCATGATCTACGGCACGGCCGCGGCGTACGGGGTGGCGAGCCCCACGCAGAAGCACTTCGGCGGCTCGTCCGCGGAGATCCCGGGCATCGGCGAGATCGGCTACATCGGCCTCACCGCCTTCGTGCTCAACGTGCTCGTCACCGTCGTCCTCACCCTCGTGCTGCGCGCCGTCGGGACGCCCGACGGGGTCGACGAGACCTCGCCGGAGGACTACACGGCGGACGCGGGCGACAAGGGTGTCGTCACCGAGCTGCCGAAGGTCGGCGCCGCCGGGCACTGA